From the Candidatus Hydrogenedentota bacterium genome, the window ACAATTCACCCCCCAAGACACCCCGGCTTTCCGTCATTATTCCCTCCTGGGACGGACACCGCGACGGGTGTGTTCCCCGTCTGCTCGAAAGCGTGGGGCGTCAGTCCTTTACGGACTTTGAGGTCATCGTGATCAAGGGGGTCTCGCCCCAGGGAAAGGCCATCAATCAGGGCGCGGCCCAGGCCCGGGGCGCGGTCCTCATGATTCTTGACGACGACAGTCTCCTGGCCGATGACGACGTATTCGCGCGTATCATACAGACCCTGGATGATGACGAGAAAATCGGTATGGCGGGGGCAAGCATCGTGATTTTTCCAGACGCCAATGACTTCCAGAAGAAAGCGGCCCTTCAGTTTCCCCGCTTCCACACGCCGGTCGTGAACACCGTAACCGACAGCGATCTGGCCTGCCACGGCTGCTGTGCGATTCCGCGCGGCATTTTCGACGCGGTCGGTGGCGAGCGGGAAGATCTGTTGCGCGGCCTGGACCCGGATCTGCGCGTTCGCATCCGGGAGGCGGGATACCGCGTTGTGCTGGCGCCCCAGGCGCGGATTTATCATCCGTTGCCTTCGGGCTGGGGCAAGCTGTTGCGAATTTTCTTCCGCAACGGATTCGGTTCCGCCTATGCCTACAAGTTTCAGCGCGCATCCGTCTTTGAGACCCATGAAAAGCTCCACGACACCGCCTTTCAGCCCCGCACCACCCTGGCCTACCGGTGCGCCCGCTTTCCACTGCGCCTGGTCAAGGCGCTGGGCGCCTTCCAATTCATGCGCTTCGGCGCCTATTGCAGCTATGCCCTCGGCTACGGCTGGGGGCTCCTGACGGCGAAGGAATTGCCTCGTGGTTAAGGGGCAGCGCTTGAAGAACCGCATCAAGCAGTTGACGAAGTCCACGATTGGCGCGCTGGGGCCTATCTTTCTCAGAGAGACGTCTCGGACC encodes:
- a CDS encoding glycosyltransferase codes for the protein MDNSPPKTPRLSVIIPSWDGHRDGCVPRLLESVGRQSFTDFEVIVIKGVSPQGKAINQGAAQARGAVLMILDDDSLLADDDVFARIIQTLDDDEKIGMAGASIVIFPDANDFQKKAALQFPRFHTPVVNTVTDSDLACHGCCAIPRGIFDAVGGEREDLLRGLDPDLRVRIREAGYRVVLAPQARIYHPLPSGWGKLLRIFFRNGFGSAYAYKFQRASVFETHEKLHDTAFQPRTTLAYRCARFPLRLVKALGAFQFMRFGAYCSYALGYGWGLLTAKELPRG